A stretch of Imperialibacter roseus DNA encodes these proteins:
- a CDS encoding ribose-phosphate pyrophosphokinase has protein sequence MEPIESSVKIFPGTGSLDLAKKIAEAYGKPLGNYSSQRFSDGELSYSFNESIRGCDVFLIQSTCPPADNLMELLLMIDAARRASAKYVTIVVPYFGYARQDRKDRPRVSIAAKLVANVMQSAGADRLMAMDLHAGQIQGFFDIPVDHLDGTAIFVPYLQSLNLDALTFASPDVGGVARTRTFAKHFSADMVICDKHRKRANEIASMQVIGDVTDRDVVLIDDLIDTGGTLCRAAQLIKEKGARTVRAICTHPVLSGNAYANINSSVLEELVVTDTLPLKQQSSKIKVLTVSDLFAKAINNIHSHGSISSLFINN, from the coding sequence ATGGAACCAATTGAATCATCTGTAAAGATTTTTCCTGGAACGGGATCGTTAGACCTGGCGAAGAAAATTGCTGAGGCTTATGGCAAACCTCTTGGGAACTATTCTTCGCAGCGCTTCAGTGATGGCGAACTTTCCTACAGCTTCAACGAGTCCATCAGAGGCTGCGACGTTTTCCTGATTCAATCTACCTGTCCACCCGCCGACAACCTTATGGAGCTTTTGCTCATGATAGATGCGGCAAGAAGGGCCAGTGCCAAGTACGTTACAATCGTGGTGCCCTACTTTGGTTACGCACGCCAGGACAGAAAAGACAGGCCAAGAGTTTCCATTGCAGCAAAACTGGTAGCCAATGTAATGCAATCGGCAGGTGCTGACCGCCTGATGGCTATGGACTTGCATGCGGGACAGATTCAGGGCTTTTTTGATATCCCTGTTGATCACCTTGATGGAACGGCTATTTTCGTTCCGTACCTTCAATCACTCAATCTTGATGCGCTGACGTTTGCCTCTCCTGATGTTGGAGGCGTAGCAAGAACACGGACGTTCGCTAAGCATTTCTCAGCCGATATGGTTATCTGCGACAAACACCGCAAGCGTGCCAACGAAATTGCCTCCATGCAGGTAATTGGAGATGTAACCGACAGAGATGTGGTGCTTATCGATGACCTTATTGACACCGGCGGCACACTTTGCAGGGCAGCGCAGCTTATCAAGGAGAAGGGAGCAAGAACTGTAAGAGCAATATGTACGCATCCGGTACTGTCGGGTAATGCTTACGCCAATATCAACAGCTCGGTGCTCGAAGAACTTGTTGTCACAGACACCCTGCCCCTTAAGCAGCAATCATCAAAAATAAAGGTACTTACCGTTTCAGACCTTTTCGCCAAGGCTATCAATAACATTCACAGCCACGGCTCCATTAGTTCGCTATTTATAAATAATTAA
- a CDS encoding 50S ribosomal protein L25/general stress protein Ctc gives MKTVEIIGFKRANLGKKESKDLRAAGSVPCVIYGGKSQVHFHAPMILFRDLVYTPNAAFVHLNIEGQEFKAILQDIQFHPVNEMILHADFLELNENSPVKLDIPVKFLGVAPGVQKGGKLVSKMRKLTVKALPSEMPEFIEVDISKLELGKTVKVGELGEAKYNILNSPLVSIASVEVPRALKGKGADGEEEEEEA, from the coding sequence ATGAAAACAGTAGAGATTATAGGGTTTAAAAGAGCAAATCTCGGTAAAAAGGAGTCCAAAGACCTTAGGGCTGCGGGCAGTGTTCCATGTGTTATCTATGGAGGGAAAAGCCAGGTGCATTTTCATGCGCCTATGATTCTTTTCAGAGACCTTGTTTACACGCCAAATGCTGCTTTTGTTCATCTGAATATTGAAGGACAAGAGTTCAAAGCGATCTTGCAAGACATTCAGTTCCATCCGGTAAACGAGATGATTCTGCATGCTGACTTCCTTGAATTGAATGAAAACTCACCGGTAAAACTTGATATTCCTGTTAAGTTCCTGGGTGTAGCTCCCGGAGTTCAAAAAGGTGGTAAGTTGGTTTCTAAGATGCGTAAACTTACTGTGAAGGCACTTCCTTCTGAAATGCCGGAATTCATTGAGGTAGACATCAGCAAACTGGAACTTGGCAAAACAGTGAAGGTGGGAGAGCTTGGAGAAGCTAAATACAACATCTTGAATAGCCCCCTTGTTTCTATCGCATCAGTGGAAGTTCCTAGAGCGCTTAAAGGCAAAGGAGCTGACGGAGAAGAGGAAGAAGAAGAAGCATAA
- the pth gene encoding aminoacyl-tRNA hydrolase, with translation MKYLIAGLGNIGPEYELTRHNIGFLVLDRLAQAESASFTFNKQAYTTEIKHKGRTLHLIKPTTYMNLSGKAVAYWMQQLKVPRENILVITDDIALPFGKLRMKPKGSSAGHNGLKNIEATLGGQDYARLRFGIGDNYSKGHQVEYVLNNFSREEMALLPERMDKSIDMILSFAAIGIERTMNFFNE, from the coding sequence ATGAAATACCTAATAGCAGGACTGGGCAACATCGGGCCTGAATACGAGCTCACACGGCACAACATTGGCTTCCTGGTGTTGGATCGGCTTGCTCAGGCAGAGTCTGCCAGCTTCACCTTCAACAAGCAAGCCTACACCACTGAAATCAAACATAAGGGCCGAACCCTGCACCTCATTAAGCCGACTACCTATATGAACCTCAGCGGCAAGGCTGTGGCTTACTGGATGCAGCAATTGAAAGTTCCCAGAGAAAACATCCTTGTTATCACCGATGACATCGCCCTCCCATTTGGCAAGTTGCGGATGAAGCCCAAGGGCTCAAGCGCCGGTCACAATGGACTCAAAAACATTGAGGCCACACTTGGCGGCCAGGACTACGCAAGGCTTCGTTTTGGCATTGGCGATAACTACTCAAAGGGCCATCAGGTGGAGTACGTTCTAAATAATTTTTCCAGGGAAGAAATGGCCCTCCTGCCTGAAAGAATGGACAAATCCATCGATATGATCCTATCATTTGCAGCAATAGGAATCGAAAGAACTATGAATTTTTTCAATGAATAA
- a CDS encoding SET domain-containing protein, translating into MIHPHTELRLVNETVGYGVFATEFIPEGTITYIRDSLELEITPEAFEKCVPLLQEKIERYSYIDQRGVRVVSWDLAKYVNHCCQCNTMSTGYGFEIAIRDIFPGEQITDEYGIFNMTERIDLLCDKPGCRGSVSADDFDAYYPKWDETLKQSLAKLKQVQQPLMPLMEEETVEQLESYFSNPANYLSVYSLKLEKETAKVR; encoded by the coding sequence ATGATTCATCCTCACACTGAACTCCGACTGGTAAATGAGACCGTAGGCTACGGTGTATTTGCCACAGAATTTATCCCTGAAGGTACAATTACGTACATCAGGGATAGTCTGGAACTTGAAATCACCCCCGAAGCATTCGAAAAATGTGTCCCGCTACTTCAAGAGAAGATCGAAAGATATTCTTACATAGATCAGCGTGGCGTTAGGGTGGTGAGCTGGGACCTTGCCAAGTATGTAAATCACTGTTGTCAATGCAACACGATGAGCACTGGTTATGGTTTTGAAATTGCAATCCGGGATATTTTTCCCGGTGAACAGATCACCGATGAATACGGTATTTTTAACATGACAGAGAGAATTGATCTGCTGTGTGACAAGCCGGGTTGCCGTGGATCAGTTAGTGCCGATGACTTTGACGCCTACTACCCAAAGTGGGATGAGACGCTGAAACAGTCCTTAGCAAAATTAAAACAAGTGCAGCAACCGCTGATGCCATTAATGGAGGAAGAAACCGTTGAGCAGTTGGAGAGTTACTTTAGCAACCCTGCCAACTACCTGTCGGTCTATTCTTTAAAACTTGAAAAGGAGACAGCAAAGGTTAGATAA
- a CDS encoding tetratricopeptide repeat protein: MKKTRLAFGILFGSLLMSGCALNKMIKLANDQQLEVTPNPLELHADKVEFEMSAILPPKMLPGGTSYSLKTFYQYGTNEAELGTVEFKAGDFPNSSSTTSRKSQTFSFAYDPAMAKGDVMIQGVAAKGAKNKTTEKMKVAEGVITTSLMVEDIVAASYADHGYNDKEELEPTNVEFFFEQGRSVLRTSEKNSDRGKGFTAFVADKNVTRTVTITGTHSPEGTETINSDLSQDRAEAIEKWYRDMMAKYDYKGMADQIKFVLKPVVQDWTQFKTMLNGFDGVSSDEKTAMLAVVNGTGTFEEKEKALQKLSGYKKVFDKIYPVLRTAKTEVLTVKVKRPNPEIAVLAKQIGEGSISADSLSNAELLFGATLTPSLTEKEAIYKAAIKKQDTWVAHNNLGAVYLQMAAAASGADVKKNVDLALTQLEIANKQKANTAEVLVNMATVYMLQGDNTKAYDVAGTVSGATGDALRKLNTLKGTLEVKTAQYDKALMSFAGADNTAEVSFNRGLALVLKKEFSNAKTAFKDATDKDSSYAKAFYGLAIVGARTSNATEVTNGLKSAIAEDSSLKEKALTDLEFRNYADAVRSL; this comes from the coding sequence ATGAAAAAAACGAGACTTGCTTTCGGCATATTGTTTGGATCACTCCTGATGTCAGGTTGTGCGCTAAACAAGATGATAAAACTTGCCAATGACCAGCAGTTGGAAGTGACCCCGAATCCTTTAGAGCTTCATGCTGACAAAGTGGAATTTGAGATGTCCGCTATACTTCCTCCAAAAATGCTCCCAGGCGGTACTTCTTACAGCCTAAAAACCTTCTATCAGTATGGAACCAACGAAGCCGAGCTAGGCACAGTTGAATTCAAAGCAGGTGATTTTCCTAATAGCAGTTCTACAACATCCAGAAAAAGCCAAACATTCTCATTTGCCTACGACCCAGCAATGGCGAAGGGTGATGTAATGATTCAGGGTGTTGCTGCCAAAGGAGCAAAAAACAAGACTACTGAAAAAATGAAAGTAGCTGAGGGTGTCATCACTACATCTTTGATGGTAGAAGACATTGTAGCTGCTTCTTATGCTGACCACGGATACAACGACAAAGAAGAATTGGAACCAACAAACGTTGAATTCTTTTTTGAACAAGGTCGTTCAGTTCTTAGAACTTCAGAGAAAAACAGTGACCGTGGTAAAGGTTTCACTGCTTTCGTTGCCGATAAGAACGTAACCCGTACTGTAACTATCACAGGTACTCACTCACCTGAAGGTACTGAAACAATCAACTCTGATCTATCTCAGGATCGTGCTGAGGCGATTGAAAAGTGGTACAGAGACATGATGGCCAAATACGACTACAAAGGAATGGCTGATCAGATCAAATTTGTATTGAAGCCAGTAGTTCAGGACTGGACACAATTTAAAACCATGCTAAATGGCTTTGACGGTGTAAGCTCTGATGAAAAAACTGCCATGCTTGCTGTGGTAAACGGAACAGGCACTTTCGAAGAAAAAGAAAAGGCGCTGCAGAAGCTTTCAGGTTACAAGAAAGTGTTTGACAAAATCTACCCAGTATTGCGTACTGCAAAAACTGAAGTCTTGACTGTTAAAGTTAAGCGCCCTAACCCTGAAATAGCTGTTCTGGCTAAGCAAATTGGTGAAGGCTCAATTTCTGCCGATTCTCTTTCAAATGCTGAGTTGCTTTTTGGTGCAACACTTACTCCATCTCTTACTGAGAAAGAAGCTATTTACAAAGCGGCTATTAAGAAGCAGGATACTTGGGTAGCACACAACAACCTTGGAGCTGTTTATCTTCAAATGGCTGCTGCAGCTAGCGGTGCTGACGTGAAGAAGAATGTTGACTTGGCGCTTACTCAATTGGAAATTGCCAACAAACAAAAAGCGAACACTGCCGAGGTACTGGTAAACATGGCAACAGTTTACATGCTACAGGGTGACAACACTAAAGCATATGACGTAGCAGGAACCGTTTCTGGTGCAACAGGTGATGCTTTGAGAAAGCTTAACACTTTGAAAGGAACTCTTGAGGTAAAAACTGCTCAGTACGACAAGGCATTGATGTCTTTCGCTGGAGCTGACAATACTGCCGAGGTATCTTTCAACAGAGGTCTTGCTCTTGTGCTTAAGAAAGAATTCTCAAACGCTAAGACTGCATTCAAAGACGCTACTGATAAGGATAGCTCTTATGCGAAAGCATTCTATGGCCTTGCGATTGTAGGTGCCCGTACTTCAAATGCAACAGAAGTAACAAACGGCCTGAAGTCAGCTATTGCTGAAGATTCTTCGCTGAAAGAAAAAGCACTTACAGATCTTGAATTTAGGAACTACGCAGACGCCGTAAGATCCCTTTAA
- a CDS encoding PspC domain-containing protein, giving the protein MIQFLEKYAFGVCNRLGDYLKIPTTSIRLFFIYSSFLTFGSPLIVYLTLAFIMQFRRWFRRRDNILWYY; this is encoded by the coding sequence ATGATACAGTTTCTTGAAAAATACGCATTTGGGGTCTGTAACAGGTTAGGTGATTATCTGAAAATCCCCACTACAAGTATCAGGTTGTTTTTTATTTATTCGTCGTTCTTAACTTTCGGATCTCCTCTGATCGTTTACCTGACGTTGGCGTTTATCATGCAGTTCAGACGTTGGTTCAGAAGGCGTGACAACATACTTTGGTATTATTGA